The nucleotide sequence CGGCGATGGCTAGGGGAGTGAGAGGACTTGTCATAGAAGGGGGAGTAAGGGATACTGCATCCTTCCAAGATATGGGGTTTCCTGTATGGTCCAAGGCAGTAAGTGCACAAGGTACGGTAAAAGAGACGCTTGGGGCGGTGAATGTTCCCATCGTCTGCGCAGGCCAAGTGGTAAACCCAGGCGATGTTGTTGTCGCTGATGATGATGGTGTGGTCATTGTAGAGCGCTTGGATGCTGAAAAAGTGCTCAAGAAAGGATTGGAGCGTGAGAGGAAAGAAGCAGAGAAGCGAGCATTGTTTGCTGAAGGTACGCTTGGTCTTGATATCTACAACATGCGTTCTCGTCTGCAGGAGAAGGGCCTCGTATACTTGGAGAACCTCGAGGAATATTATCGATTAAAAGGCTAGCAATATCCTTCTTGCATTGTCAGGATACCATACAGGTCGGCCTCATCGAGACCGACCTGTAGTAATGATAGCGGATGAAAAATACTAATTATGATTTCTTGATATGGGAGAGAAACTCTTCAAAACCATTCGCCTTGCCCGTTGGTTCATACTCCACCAAGGGGTAGTGCTCCAGGACATAATCAATATCCTTATCCCCTCGTCCTGAGAGGTTTACCAGAATTATCTCATCCTTCTTCATGGTCTTCGCAAGCTTGATGGCGTGAGCGACAGCGTGGCTCGATTCCAGGGCTGGGATGATACCTTCCATTCTGCTCAGTCCATAGAAAGCCTCGACAGCCTCATGGTCGGTTGCACTATCATAGTTGACTCTTCCAATGGTTTTCAAATAGCTGTGTTGTGGACCAACGCCAGGATAATCCAAGCCACTGGCTATGGAGTAAACAGGAAGTGGTTCCCCGCTCTCATCCTGCAATAAGAGACTCTTGAATCCGTGAAGGATGCCTACCTTGCCTTTGGTAATAGTTGCTGCATGGTCGGGGGTATCCAATCCTTTTCCAGCTGGTTCAACCCCGTAGAGCGTAACCTCGGTATCTTCAAGGAAGGCACTGAAGATACCCATGGCATTCGATCCACCACCCACGCATGCAACCACAGCTTCAGGGAGACGTCCTGCCAACTCTTGGATCTGTGCCTTTGCCTCGATTCCCACTACACTCTGGAAATCCCTGACCATCATGGG is from uncultured Sphaerochaeta sp. and encodes:
- the trpB gene encoding tryptophan synthase subunit beta, whose product is MQNMLTKEINTTNLPDSDGRFGEFGGSYIPPQLQTVMDEITNAYEEIVQDSAFLEELSSLQRHYVGRPSPVYHAKRLSEAVGGAQIYLKREDLNHTGAHKINHCIGEVLLAKKLGKKKVIAETGAGQHGVALATAAALLGLECDIYMGEVDIRKEAPNVSRMKILGAQVIEVTRGTKTLKDAVDAAFEAYLEDPETQIYCIGSVVGPHPFPMMVRDFQSVVGIEAKAQIQELAGRLPEAVVACVGGGSNAMGIFSAFLEDTEVTLYGVEPAGKGLDTPDHAATITKGKVGILHGFKSLLLQDESGEPLPVYSIASGLDYPGVGPQHSYLKTIGRVNYDSATDHEAVEAFYGLSRMEGIIPALESSHAVAHAIKLAKTMKKDEIILVNLSGRGDKDIDYVLEHYPLVEYEPTGKANGFEEFLSHIKKS
- a CDS encoding 4-carboxy-4-hydroxy-2-oxoadipate aldolase/oxaloacetate decarboxylase: MKTVAVKNIERAKSETIDALGKLGVATVHEAQGRTGYLKPSIRPVYPHAQIAGSAVTVLLQPGDNWMIHVAMELCKPGDVLIASCTAESDSGFFGDLLAESAMARGVRGLVIEGGVRDTASFQDMGFPVWSKAVSAQGTVKETLGAVNVPIVCAGQVVNPGDVVVADDDGVVIVERLDAEKVLKKGLERERKEAEKRALFAEGTLGLDIYNMRSRLQEKGLVYLENLEEYYRLKG